One Amycolatopsis thermophila DNA segment encodes these proteins:
- a CDS encoding ArnT family glycosyltransferase gives MSTAAVSSDPARLGPVPAAARTRTAGRPAWVRPSVAVLLVATAALYLWNLSASGYANDFYAMAVQAGTKNWEALFFGSLDPGNVITVDKPPASLWLMALSGRLLGFSSFSMLLPNALCGVASVALLHAAVRRTSGPLAGLLAGAALALTPVAALMFKFNNPDALLVLLMVAGAYCTVRALDRAGTGWLLLAGVALGFGFLTKMLQAFLVLPAFALVYLVAAPAGLGKRVLQLAGAGIAVVVAAGWWIVAVALWPTESRPYIGGSTDNTPLELAFGYNGLSRIFGGERNAGGGFGGGNAMFGGETGLLRMFGSSFGLEISWLLPAALVALVAGLWFTRFAPRLDRSRAALLLWGGWTVVTALVFSFMSGTIHPYYTVALAPGIAGLVAIGAIELWRGRHNFAARIVLALMVAATGVWDFILLDRTPEWQPWLRWVLLPLTAAVVAGLLFGLDRIRRAGIVLAVAGVCTGLLAPAAYTVVTAGQGHSGSLPTSGPSGNSMGFGGGVRGGPTSSELIALLKQTTTKWSAATNGSQSAAGLALNSDTAVIAIGGFNGGDPAPTLEQFKRYVADGDITYYVSGGAGGTGRGGSGEIATWVEQNFTPQTIGGTTVYDLTSGATTG, from the coding sequence ATGTCGACTGCGGCTGTTTCCTCCGATCCGGCCCGCCTCGGGCCGGTCCCCGCCGCGGCGCGAACCCGGACGGCCGGACGGCCCGCGTGGGTCCGGCCGTCGGTCGCCGTCCTGCTGGTCGCGACCGCCGCGCTCTACCTGTGGAACCTGAGCGCGTCCGGCTACGCCAACGACTTCTACGCGATGGCCGTGCAGGCCGGGACGAAGAACTGGGAGGCGTTGTTCTTCGGATCGCTCGACCCGGGCAACGTCATCACGGTCGACAAACCGCCGGCATCGCTGTGGCTGATGGCGCTGTCCGGACGGCTCCTCGGCTTCTCCAGCTTCAGCATGCTGCTGCCCAACGCGCTGTGCGGCGTCGCTTCGGTGGCGCTGTTGCACGCGGCGGTGCGGCGCACGTCCGGCCCGCTGGCCGGGCTCCTCGCCGGGGCGGCGCTCGCGCTGACCCCGGTGGCGGCGCTGATGTTCAAGTTCAACAACCCCGACGCGCTGCTGGTGCTGCTCATGGTGGCCGGCGCGTACTGCACCGTGCGGGCGCTGGACCGGGCCGGCACCGGCTGGCTGCTGCTCGCCGGTGTCGCGCTCGGGTTCGGGTTCCTCACCAAGATGCTGCAGGCGTTCCTGGTGCTGCCCGCGTTCGCGCTGGTGTACCTGGTGGCGGCGCCGGCCGGGCTGGGCAAGCGCGTGCTCCAGCTGGCCGGAGCCGGGATCGCGGTGGTCGTCGCCGCGGGCTGGTGGATCGTGGCGGTCGCGTTGTGGCCGACGGAATCACGGCCCTACATCGGCGGGTCCACGGACAACACGCCGCTGGAGCTGGCCTTCGGCTACAACGGTCTGAGCCGGATCTTCGGCGGCGAGCGCAACGCCGGTGGCGGTTTCGGCGGCGGGAACGCGATGTTCGGCGGCGAGACCGGGCTGCTGCGCATGTTCGGGTCGTCGTTCGGGCTGGAGATCTCGTGGCTGCTGCCCGCGGCGCTGGTCGCGCTGGTCGCCGGCCTGTGGTTCACGCGGTTCGCGCCGCGGCTGGACCGGAGCCGTGCCGCGCTGCTGCTGTGGGGCGGCTGGACGGTCGTCACCGCGCTGGTGTTCAGCTTCATGAGCGGCACGATCCACCCGTACTACACGGTCGCGCTGGCGCCGGGAATCGCCGGGCTGGTCGCCATCGGCGCGATCGAACTGTGGCGCGGGCGGCACAACTTCGCCGCCCGGATCGTGCTGGCGCTGATGGTCGCCGCGACCGGTGTGTGGGACTTCATCCTGCTCGACCGGACGCCGGAGTGGCAGCCGTGGTTGCGGTGGGTGCTGTTGCCGCTGACCGCGGCGGTGGTCGCCGGGCTGCTGTTCGGGCTCGACCGGATCCGCCGGGCCGGGATCGTGCTCGCGGTCGCCGGGGTGTGCACCGGGTTGCTGGCGCCCGCGGCGTACACCGTGGTGACGGCCGGGCAGGGCCACAGCGGCTCCCTCCCGACCTCCGGGCCGTCCGGGAACTCGATGGGCTTCGGCGGTGGCGTGCGTGGTGGGCCGACGAGCAGCGAGCTGATCGCGCTGCTGAAGCAGACCACGACCAAGTGGTCCGCGGCGACGAACGGGTCCCAGTCCGCGGCCGGCCTCGCGCTGAACTCGGACACCGCGGTGATCGCGATCGGCGGCTTCAACGGCGGCGACCCCGCGCCGACGCTCGAGCAGTTCAAGCGGTACGTCGCCGACGGCGACATCACCTACTACGTCTCCGGCGGCGCGGGTGGCACGGGCCGGGGTGGGTCCGGCGAGATCGCCACCTGGGTCGAGCAGAACTTCACCCCCCAGACGATCGGCGGCACGACGGTCTACGACCTGACGTCAGGCGCGACGACCGGTTGA
- a CDS encoding DNA polymerase III subunit gamma and tau gives MALALYRKYRPATFAEVVGQEHVTEPLRAALTAGRINHAYLFSGPRGCGKTSSARIMARSLNCVEGPTPDPCGKCDSCRALAPEGPGSIDVTELDAASHGGVDDARELRDRAFYAPAESRYRVFIIDEAHMVTTQGFNALLKIVEEPPEHLIFIFATTEPDKVLPTIRSRTHHYPFRLIPPSAMRDLLERNVAGEGIHVDPAVYPLVIRAGGGSARDTQSVLDQLLAGAGPDGVTYDRAISLLGVTDSALIDDMIDGLAADDSAAVFGTVERLVEAGHEPRRFASDLLDRLRDLVLLRSVPDAAARNLVSAPADELDRMTAQAERAGLATLTRYAEIVHNGLLEMRGATAPRLLLELLCARMLLPAASDSEAAVLQRLERLERRVTVSGGGSLSADGQVPSAEPAPARFQRPSQRAAAPEAGPPAAADQGRSAPSRPAAEAASRPAPEAPARRAPEPAAAPEQAPAASAPARPAADSVSRPAPDAPVHRPTEPAPAPTAPADAAPGGIDAAAIRRVWPDLLAAIRKTSRSTEAMMINATVQSVEGSLVVLAHSAEPLARRLSEPRNADFIAGALHEVLGGTWQVRCVHGGGGGGGSARRDGPRPNPTPTPAQREAPPQPQRTFQRPAPAPATAPEPPPRAQAPAEPADDIPLPPEPEDDEAMLAEAGGPIPEGAPASPSADAEELARKLLAEHLGAQPID, from the coding sequence GTGGCCCTGGCTCTTTACCGCAAGTACCGTCCGGCGACCTTCGCCGAGGTCGTCGGGCAGGAGCACGTCACCGAACCGCTGCGCGCCGCCCTCACGGCGGGCCGCATCAACCACGCGTACCTGTTCTCCGGGCCGCGCGGCTGCGGCAAGACGTCGAGTGCGCGCATCATGGCCCGTTCGCTCAACTGCGTCGAGGGCCCGACCCCCGACCCGTGCGGCAAGTGCGACTCGTGCCGCGCCCTGGCGCCCGAGGGGCCAGGCAGCATCGACGTCACCGAGCTCGACGCGGCCAGCCACGGTGGCGTCGACGACGCCCGCGAGCTGCGTGACCGCGCCTTCTACGCCCCGGCCGAGTCGCGGTACCGGGTGTTCATCATCGACGAGGCCCACATGGTCACGACGCAGGGTTTCAACGCCCTGCTCAAGATCGTGGAGGAGCCGCCGGAACACCTGATCTTCATCTTCGCCACCACCGAACCGGACAAGGTGCTGCCCACCATCCGGTCCCGGACCCACCACTACCCCTTTCGGCTGATCCCGCCGAGCGCGATGCGCGACCTGCTGGAGCGCAACGTCGCCGGCGAGGGCATCCACGTCGACCCGGCCGTGTACCCGCTCGTGATCCGCGCGGGCGGCGGTTCCGCGCGCGACACGCAGTCGGTGCTGGACCAGCTGCTGGCCGGCGCGGGCCCGGACGGCGTGACCTACGACCGCGCGATCTCGCTGCTCGGCGTCACCGACTCGGCCCTGATCGACGACATGATCGACGGCCTGGCCGCGGACGATTCGGCCGCGGTGTTCGGCACGGTCGAGCGGCTGGTCGAGGCGGGACACGAACCGCGCCGGTTCGCGAGCGACCTGCTGGACCGGCTGCGTGACCTGGTGCTGCTGCGCTCGGTGCCGGACGCGGCCGCGCGCAACCTGGTGTCGGCACCCGCGGACGAGCTGGACCGCATGACGGCGCAGGCCGAGCGCGCGGGCCTGGCGACGCTGACCAGGTACGCCGAGATCGTGCACAACGGCCTGCTGGAGATGCGGGGCGCGACGGCGCCGCGGCTGCTGCTGGAGTTGTTGTGCGCGCGGATGCTGCTGCCGGCGGCGTCCGACAGCGAGGCCGCCGTGCTGCAGCGGCTCGAACGGCTGGAGCGCCGGGTCACCGTCAGCGGCGGCGGCAGCCTGTCCGCGGACGGCCAGGTGCCGTCGGCCGAACCCGCGCCCGCACGGTTCCAGCGGCCCTCCCAGCGCGCCGCCGCTCCGGAGGCCGGGCCGCCCGCCGCGGCCGACCAGGGCAGGTCGGCGCCGTCGCGACCGGCCGCCGAGGCCGCTTCGCGCCCCGCCCCGGAGGCGCCCGCACGCCGCGCCCCGGAACCGGCAGCCGCTCCCGAGCAGGCCCCGGCGGCTTCCGCCCCCGCGCGGCCCGCCGCGGATTCCGTCTCGCGTCCGGCTCCGGACGCGCCGGTGCACCGGCCGACAGAGCCGGCGCCCGCTCCCACGGCCCCCGCCGACGCGGCGCCGGGCGGCATCGACGCGGCCGCGATCCGCCGGGTGTGGCCGGACCTGCTGGCCGCGATCCGCAAGACGAGCCGCAGCACCGAGGCGATGATGATCAACGCGACGGTGCAGAGCGTCGAGGGTTCGCTGGTCGTGCTGGCGCACAGCGCGGAGCCCCTCGCGCGGCGCCTGTCGGAGCCGCGGAACGCGGACTTCATCGCGGGCGCGCTGCACGAGGTCCTCGGCGGCACGTGGCAGGTGCGCTGCGTGCACGGCGGGGGTGGCGGAGGGGGCTCCGCGCGCCGCGACGGTCCCCGCCCGAACCCGACGCCCACCCCGGCCCAGCGGGAGGCGCCGCCGCAGCCCCAGCGGACCTTCCAGCGCCCGGCACCCGCGCCCGCGACGGCCCCGGAGCCACCGCCGCGCGCCCAGGCGCCCGCCGAGCCGGCCGACGACATCCCCCTCCCGCCCGAGCCGGAGGACGACGAAGCGATGCTGGCCGAGGCCGGCGGCCCCATCCCGGAGGGCGCCCCGGCCTCCCCGAGCGCCGACGCGGAAGAACTGGCCCGCAAACTGCTGGCCGAACACCTGGGCGCCCAGCCGATCGATTAG
- a CDS encoding bifunctional glycosyltransferase family 2/GtrA family protein — MTTSADASPAPRPAGSPRRRTSPVLDVVVPVHNEETDLAPCVRRLHAYLTDALPYPFRITVADNASTDRTLAIAEGLAAELPGVEVRHLEDKGRGRALNAAWSASDAQVLAYLDVDLSTDLAALFPLVAPLISGHSDLAIGSRLARGARVVRGPKRELISRCYNLILRGALAARFTDAQCGFKAIRADVARRLLPLVEDTGWFFDTELLVLAQRSGLRIHEVPVDWVDDPNSSVDIVATATADLKGVARMIRGFARGTLPVSQIRAQLGRHPIEVTEPGVPPKLARQLVRFAAIGVGSTLAYLVLYVLLRTGVGAQAANLIALLVTAIANTAANRRFTFGVRGSESAGRHQFEGLIVFGLGLALTSGSLALLHAGGEPGRFAELAVLVLANLAATVLRFLLFRNWVFRKNR, encoded by the coding sequence ATGACGACCTCCGCCGACGCCTCTCCCGCACCTCGGCCGGCCGGCTCCCCGCGACGAAGGACGTCCCCGGTCCTCGACGTCGTCGTCCCCGTGCACAACGAGGAGACCGACCTCGCGCCCTGCGTGCGCCGCCTGCACGCCTACCTGACCGACGCGCTGCCCTACCCGTTCCGCATCACCGTCGCCGACAACGCCAGCACGGACCGCACCCTCGCCATCGCCGAGGGCCTGGCCGCCGAGTTGCCCGGGGTCGAGGTGCGGCACCTGGAGGACAAGGGCCGCGGCCGAGCGCTCAACGCGGCCTGGTCGGCCTCCGACGCGCAGGTCCTGGCCTACCTGGACGTCGACCTGTCCACCGACCTCGCCGCGCTGTTCCCGCTGGTCGCGCCGTTGATCTCCGGGCACTCCGACCTGGCGATCGGGTCCCGGCTCGCCCGCGGCGCCCGTGTCGTGCGCGGCCCGAAGCGGGAGTTGATCTCACGGTGCTACAACCTGATCCTGCGCGGCGCGCTGGCCGCGCGGTTCACCGACGCGCAGTGCGGGTTCAAGGCCATCCGCGCCGACGTGGCGCGCCGGTTGCTGCCGCTGGTCGAGGACACCGGCTGGTTCTTCGACACCGAACTGCTGGTGCTCGCGCAGCGGTCCGGCCTGCGCATCCACGAGGTGCCGGTCGACTGGGTCGACGACCCGAACTCGTCGGTCGACATCGTGGCGACCGCGACCGCCGACCTGAAGGGGGTCGCCCGCATGATCCGCGGTTTCGCGCGCGGCACGCTGCCGGTCAGCCAGATCCGGGCCCAGCTGGGGAGGCATCCGATCGAGGTCACCGAACCCGGCGTCCCGCCGAAGCTCGCCAGGCAGCTGGTGCGGTTCGCCGCGATCGGCGTCGGCAGCACTCTCGCCTACCTGGTGCTCTACGTCCTGCTGCGCACCGGCGTCGGCGCCCAGGCGGCGAACCTGATCGCGTTGCTGGTCACCGCGATCGCCAACACCGCCGCCAACCGGCGGTTCACGTTCGGCGTGCGCGGGTCCGAGAGCGCCGGGCGGCACCAGTTCGAGGGGCTGATCGTGTTCGGCCTCGGGCTCGCCCTGACCAGCGGATCGCTCGCGCTGCTGCACGCCGGGGGCGAACCCGGGCGGTTCGCCGAGCTGGCGGTGCTCGTCCTGGCCAACCTGGCCGCGACCGTCCTGCGGTTCCTGCTGTTCCGCAACTGGGTCTTCCGGAAGAACCGATAG
- a CDS encoding HAMP domain-containing sensor histidine kinase, protein MSSSPQAEHARPRRLLPSSLRGKLIAQVIALLALVCLVVGLVTEIALRSFLYHQLDDRLAAASERGTRQPPPGAWNGSPYQPPPDSLRVPGQGIGTLAVAVFPDGTTRAGVLRGGAGPSENNPFPSDPVPGEDLPTLLALPADGKRRSVDLGALGDYRVVSVRTHDGTLLITGLPLAEVDETLLRLGIIFGGVALGGLLLAGGAAAVTIRRTMRPLDRLAGTASKVSQLQLDRGEVALSIRVPPRDTDTRTEVGKVGAAFNQMLGHVGAALNARQASESRVRQFVADASHELRTPLAAIRGYAELARRSGDSGDSVPPDIAFAMGRVESESARMTTLVEDLLLLARLDSGRHRVYEPVDFSRIVADAVSDAHVAGRDHRWLLDVPAEPITVVGDADQLHQVVLNLLNNARTHTPPATEVATQLSTEDGEVVLRVTDNGPGIAPEVLPTVFERFARGDTSRSRAAGSTGLGLAIVAAVVAAHRGRVDVESRPGHTRFTVRFPS, encoded by the coding sequence ATGTCCTCAAGCCCGCAGGCTGAGCACGCCCGCCCGCGGCGGCTCCTGCCCTCGTCCCTGCGCGGCAAGCTGATCGCGCAGGTCATCGCGCTGCTCGCGCTCGTGTGCCTGGTCGTCGGCCTGGTCACCGAGATCGCGCTGCGCAGTTTCCTCTACCACCAGCTCGACGACCGGCTGGCCGCGGCGAGCGAACGCGGCACCCGCCAGCCCCCGCCGGGCGCGTGGAACGGCTCGCCGTACCAGCCGCCGCCGGACTCGCTGCGCGTACCCGGCCAGGGCATCGGCACGCTGGCCGTCGCCGTCTTCCCGGACGGCACGACGCGGGCGGGCGTGCTGCGCGGCGGCGCCGGTCCCTCGGAGAACAACCCGTTCCCCAGCGACCCGGTGCCCGGCGAAGACCTTCCGACGCTCCTCGCGCTGCCGGCCGACGGCAAGCGGCGCAGCGTCGACCTCGGCGCGCTGGGCGACTACCGGGTCGTCTCGGTGCGCACCCACGACGGGACGCTGCTGATCACCGGTCTGCCGCTCGCCGAGGTCGACGAGACGCTGCTGCGGCTCGGGATCATCTTCGGCGGCGTCGCGCTCGGCGGCCTGCTCCTCGCGGGCGGCGCCGCGGCGGTCACGATCCGCCGGACCATGCGACCCCTGGACCGGCTGGCCGGCACCGCGTCGAAGGTGTCCCAGCTGCAACTCGACCGCGGCGAGGTCGCGCTGTCGATCCGGGTGCCGCCGCGGGACACCGACACGCGCACCGAGGTCGGCAAGGTCGGCGCGGCGTTCAACCAGATGCTCGGGCACGTCGGCGCGGCCCTGAACGCGCGGCAGGCCAGCGAGAGCCGCGTGCGGCAGTTCGTCGCCGACGCCAGCCACGAGCTGCGCACCCCGCTCGCGGCCATCCGCGGCTACGCCGAGCTGGCCCGGCGCAGCGGGGACAGCGGCGACAGCGTGCCGCCGGACATCGCGTTCGCGATGGGACGCGTCGAGTCCGAGTCGGCCCGCATGACCACGCTGGTCGAGGACCTGCTGCTGCTCGCGCGCCTGGACTCCGGACGGCACCGGGTCTACGAGCCGGTCGACTTCTCCCGGATCGTCGCGGACGCCGTGTCCGACGCGCACGTCGCGGGCCGCGACCACCGGTGGCTGCTCGACGTCCCGGCCGAGCCGATCACCGTCGTCGGCGACGCCGACCAGCTGCACCAGGTCGTGCTCAACCTGCTCAACAACGCCCGCACGCACACCCCGCCGGCCACCGAGGTCGCCACCCAGCTGTCCACTGAGGACGGCGAAGTGGTGCTGCGCGTGACCGACAACGGCCCCGGCATCGCCCCGGAGGTCCTGCCGACCGTGTTCGAGCGGTTCGCCCGCGGCGACACGTCGCGGTCCCGCGCGGCGGGCAGCACCGGTCTCGGACTGGCGATCGTGGCCGCCGTCGTCGCCGCCCACCGCGGCCGCGTCGATGTGGAAAGCAGGCCGGGGCACACCCGGTTCACGGTGCGTTTTCCCAGCTGA
- a CDS encoding N-acetylmuramoyl-L-alanine amidase, translating into MFAVRSRGVVVLAGVLLVAGCSSPPAPPSPAPSPPSPSRAASLAPVPSPAPAAPEPSVARKPVTVVLDPGHNGGNSAAPGVIDEPVPAGRGQTKPCNTTGTASNGGYPEHAFNWDVAQRVGALLRAAGVQVVYTRPDDSGVGPCVDERAAIGNRAAAAAVVSIHADGSNASGARGFHIAYSSPALNAAQGAPSVALARSVRAGLSSAGFPVSNYLGSDGLAPRDDLAGLNLSDRPAVLVECGNMRNAGDSSMMSSAGGRQRYAAAIASGILSFLG; encoded by the coding sequence GCAGTCGTGGTGTCGTCGTTCTGGCCGGTGTGCTGCTGGTGGCGGGGTGCTCGTCGCCACCCGCGCCGCCGTCGCCCGCGCCGTCTCCGCCCTCGCCGTCGCGAGCGGCGAGCCTGGCGCCGGTGCCGTCGCCGGCGCCCGCTGCGCCGGAACCGTCGGTCGCGCGGAAGCCGGTGACGGTGGTGCTGGATCCGGGGCACAACGGCGGCAATTCAGCGGCGCCGGGCGTGATCGACGAACCGGTCCCGGCCGGGCGCGGGCAGACGAAGCCGTGCAACACGACGGGGACGGCGTCGAACGGCGGGTATCCGGAGCACGCGTTCAACTGGGACGTCGCGCAGCGGGTGGGCGCGTTGTTGCGTGCTGCGGGTGTGCAGGTGGTCTACACGCGTCCGGATGATTCTGGGGTCGGACCGTGTGTGGACGAGCGAGCGGCGATCGGGAACCGCGCCGCGGCCGCGGCGGTGGTGTCGATCCACGCGGACGGGTCGAACGCCTCGGGTGCGCGCGGGTTCCACATCGCGTATTCGAGCCCGGCGCTGAACGCCGCGCAGGGGGCGCCGTCGGTGGCGTTGGCTCGTTCCGTGCGCGCGGGACTGTCGTCGGCGGGCTTTCCGGTGTCCAACTACCTGGGGTCGGACGGGTTGGCGCCGCGGGACGACCTGGCGGGGTTGAACCTTTCGGACCGGCCCGCGGTGCTCGTCGAGTGCGGGAACATGCGCAACGCCGGTGACTCTTCGATGATGTCCAGCGCCGGGGGACGGCAGCGGTACGCGGCGGCCATCGCGTCCGGGATCCTGTCTTTCCTGGGCTGA